Genomic DNA from Hordeum vulgare subsp. vulgare chromosome 2H, MorexV3_pseudomolecules_assembly, whole genome shotgun sequence:
GTTGCCAGCAGGGTCTTCAACCCCACCTTCAGTGACATCAAAGCTGCACCCTGCCGGTAGCAGGCCTTTGGCCAGTCAGGCCGCATTCCTCTGCAGTCAAGAGCGTCCAGCAAGGCCCTCTGTCCGTCACCCATGCGGAGCAAGCAGAGGCTCCTGTTTGAGAACAAGGTTGCATCATTAGGGTCATGCTCTATGACCTGCATCCAACAAGTTAAAGACGATTTTCTGAGTATCGAAACAGATACGAACTTGTGAATAGGAAATCTGCAAATGGTGCTCATTGACTAGTATTAGTGCAAGATATTAATGAACCATGCAAATACCCTGATGTTCTTGAAAAGAAGCCAATCTCAGaagctttttcatatataattcatTAAATATAGGACAATACTGAAGTAAAAGTCAATTGTGGACCAGTTTTAGGTCCACACAAGACCAGTTGTCTTGTACTGGTGGCTTGCTTACCAGTATTCGAGTTGGCAGGGATGGAGGAATGGGAGATAAGTTACTTTTGGAGTACAAGATTCACCTTTTTAGCATCATTCTATGGAAGCAGGATGGCACAACAGAATAGATAAGAAatgaccaaggcagcaaaaagaaAGACACAGCACAGCTAGTATTTGGATCCTTTGCAGCTGCAAGACACAGTAAGACAGCCCGACCCCCCTAAGTTGTTGACAGTGGCCTTGACGCACAGTTACCGAGAACAGAGCAGTGAGCCAACCAATCGAGCAGTAGGTTCACTGATTTCTCCATCAGTCCAACTGGTAGTTCTAACAATTGGCGAGCTTTTAGAAAATTGTACTTGGTGGTAAATGTATCTGCAGTAATGTTAAGATCCAAAATAGCTTATTGGccctgaaaaacaagattatctaAAAATAGGTTCATTTGCACCTCCCACATGCAATGCAGCATGTAAGGATAAGGCAGCAGGTCAGAAAATTCAATTATGTCCTCTCCAAAGAACAATCAGGAAAGAATGCGTTCTAGTTTTTCGCAGCTGAACTGTTGAGGCTGGGAAATGACAAATTCCTGCCAGAATACCAGGAGCCAAATCGGACAAGGAGCCAAGGCATGAATGCATGATGGGGCTGGCACACAAGGACCATCAGCTGGCCAGGAGGATAGGTCACTTACCATGAGTTAAGAAAGTTGATGGGGCTAGCGCACAagcacctggggggggggggggggggggggggggggggaagataaATGATTGTGTTCGTTTGGAACAGGCAGAGACAAAGAAAGAGTTCTAGTTTTAGGTTTCAAGTCTTGATACAACTATACAAGAGAAGACTATTGAAATCTGCAAGCAATGACCAAGTTTCCTTTTCAATAAGTAGGCCTTCCCATTTGGCGACTGAAACATAGCTAGAAGCCTGTTTAAAAATCTCCAGGTTCACGTGTTTTTTTTTCTGCCAAAGAATTAGAAGCATGAAAGAATATAAAATATAACATTGTAACATACCTTGGTGTACCACATTGTCGCAGAAAAATAATCTTTATTCTCAATTGCTTTAATCGGAGATGACTTTAGCTTTGCTATTTTCCCCATAGTCGCATCTTCATCCTGAAATATCAAATAAGATGGAGACATGAGTAATGAATAGAAAAATGCTTTAATAGTAAAGAAAATACATAGGGCTGTTCTGTAAATATTTGGGAAAACATGGTTTTGATTTGGCAAAAATATAACTATCGACATTCCATATTgtataagcataatgtttagactTCCAATCATACAACATCCTCATCCATGCTCAGTTCTGTAATGAATATTATCGGGTCATTAGGCTCCTATACCAATCAAAactttaagagcatctccaacagccgcactATGCACCACGCCCAAAAAAGGCgtttgccgcgcgcgcttcggcaggtttagcgcggggataggcgctggctccaacagccgcgctataatgcagcgcgcgcgcgccgctccagcagtgcccaaaTATGCAGCGCGCGCACAACATTTTTTTACAGTAgattgcataaaataaaaacgatataaagttattttacatatattgcaactagataggtagttcgaaaacatagatagatagttcggtgCTAGATAGTTCCAAAACAAAAAACTAATCCTAGTCGCTCCAGTCAtctgcaccatcatcatcggtcgttggtgtcgtcagatgttgacagccagatgtcaaaccaacgctcatcttcttcagtgaagaaggacctcccgcctgcattgacgaggTCGGCCTGCGCACACGCCAAAGCCTTCCGACGACgcctgtccaaccgctcctcgcggcgccggcgcgtgtcctcctcgcggcgccgttcccaatattcctgctcgtaggcgacgtcctccgggtggtgccggcgccactccgccatgacccgctcgtcctcctgggcgacgaggaggcggcgctgcagtgcagtgtgctccgcacggtcttgtgcggaatttagacgaggcggcggggcgaggtctaacgcctgctggagcgtgtGGACGTCCGGGAAATTCATTTGGAGGTgcggcctgcctaggcgccacgccgccgcgtcgaacgcgcgggcggcctcgtggCCGTGTCGTAGGTTCCGAGGCtcagccggagatcgccggagcatATCTCGGCGTAGAACCGGCCGTTCAGGCACTGGCGGACGCCGCGGTAACTCGAcgcagaacggcggcgcggcggcatggtggcgcgtcGGCGGCAGCGTcggcgcgagaggcagaggaagagagagagcgatggggcggcggcgcgagaggcagagggagagagaacgCGCGCGACGATGGCGCGAGGAAGCGGCAGCGCGCTGGGCGCGCGGGACGCGGCGCCGCAAAAATGGGGCGCAAGCTGCCACCTTTTCGCGCGCGCGCGCAAGCGGTTCCCGCGCGCGCGGTTTTCCCGCCGCCGCTGGAGCGCGCCAATCTGTCCCGCGCGCGGTAAAATGCAGGTTTAGCGCGCGCGCGCCTTTTTGCGCcgccgttggagatgctctaacaagCAGTAATATACTatactacctccgtcacggtttagagggcacagttaaatttacgtgtatttccataatagacaaggtttaaggcgcattgcatttactcctagcaactaattagtactccgttgtactacttctatatgcatgcgtagtgtgaatgctattttttaaccCATCTTaaagccaatcaataaccacctaggttccagagaatttccaatcacgccttctaaaccgtgacggagggagtaacaaaTATTATTGGGTAATAGgccctaataccaattgaaacttTAACAACCAGAAATGTAGTCTCTCATAAATTTGAAAAGTTCCCCTTACACATATTTTTCTAGTGTAAGTGTGCAACCCCTTTCATCTCCTATTTTCTATATAATTTTAAGATTTAAGATAATGTCACAATTAATAACTCCCTCTTGTGCACATTGATAGTAGATGATAGTTTCGAGCAAGATAAAAAAAAATTGCCATCATTTCCCTTAGTATGCCTAGTATGGAATGCTGGAATCTCATGACTTGATTTTCACATGAATAGGTGTAATTCCTGCAAAAAAAATACCATATGTATCCATTTCAAACAGGACCTAAATATGTGAAATCAAATTGGTCAGCATAAGAAAAATATAGCTAAATTTGAACTGTTTCAGTTTGACATGTTTTTTTTTTCAAGAAAGCGCAAAGGACCTTTGCGTTTCATTATATTGGAAAGATAGAGTTTGTTACAGTCCTCCTAGGAGGCAGGATACAAGCATTCTAATGCTACTTAGTGTACATCCCATGTCTGCGGTAGGATAACCCGAAGCCCTTTGGCTCCAGCCCTTGCCCATAAGGtagcctcctccttgatttttgacATTAGTGCAGCAATGGAGGGTTGTGCCCTGTCAAAAACGCAATCGTTGCGGTGCTTCCATACCATCCAGGGTAGGAGCAGGGTGATGGATGCCAGCCCTTTTCTCTGTGGCTGGGGGGTGTTGTGTTGCGCGCGGTTCCACCAGTCCAGCAGCGAGTTCTCCTGGTTGGGGCATTCTACTGGCAATCGAAACCATGCGAGGACCTCGTGCCAAATCTGTTGGGTGAATGGGCATTCGATGATGATGTGGTGGATAGTCTCAAAGGCCTGGTCGCATAGAAGGCATCGTGGATGGTGCTGCAGGCCGCGACGGGCGAGTCGGTCTGCAGTCCAGCATCTGTCCTGCTGCGCAAGCCAGAGGAAGAACCTAACCTTTGGCGGCGTCCATGCCTTCCATATCATCTTCCAAGCAGGCAGGTTACTGATCCATGGAACGTGGCGAGGTAGGCAGACCGTGCTGAGTATGTGCCCGTGGTAGTCCATTTCCATATCAGGCGGTCGGGCTCCTCGGTGAGGATGGTGTCCGCGATCATCTGCCAGAGCTGGAGAAACTGCCCCATCTCGTGTATGCCAATGCACCCAGAAGAAATTGATCAACACATGCAATTCACACTTTGAAAACTATAGATGCATGAAAGCACGTATAGTAGCTTCCACAGAAAACAATAGTGGAGATTCCAAACGAACATTAAACATTACTCTTGCATAAAAATGGAGATTATAAGCTACGGTCCAGACTATAGGTTTGAGAACACAATGTCACGGACTTCAATAAAAGTAAAATGAAGCATTAGTGATTCTTGTAACAGTTGCTCCCTAGGAGATCTTGAACAATAACAAATAACTAGAAAATTAGACAACTAGAAGCAGCGAGGAAGAAAGAAGTAACAAGCATTTGAAGATTTAATTGTGCTGCAAAGAACAATGATCACGCATACTAGCAAAAGAACAAAACAGCTTCGAGAGTACCAAACAATAACTAGAATGGAGCATGAGAACAATACAGTTAACAAACAAATTGAGAAAAGGCAAACAATTCAAACTCTATTTTTTGTTTACATTTGAACATGTAACTTAAGGAAGAAGTAGCATGAAGTTAAGCTTACATATGCATTATGCTTCAATAAAGTCTTCATAGCACCGACTTGTTGTTCCTTAGTAGCAAGATGCAGCGGTGTCCCAATCTCCTCAGCTATTGGGTCAACATAAGCTCCCTTTGCAAGCAAAAGTTCTATAATTTCACAATCTCCTGCATAAAAGAAGCAATATGAAGGAACTTATTACATAATAAGATGACAAGTTTTTCTCTGACAATCTTCTTTATTTATTTAGCTGGCTCCTGGCAGACCTCAGTTTCCCCTGCATATAGCCATATAGGCTACCAAGATCATGCTAAAGGGGTAATGTTCCACAGGAACAAGAACTAAACCTACTCGTCTAGCCAGATAAGTCGACTAGACCAATTACTGTTGAAATCAAGCAAAGGGAACTAACTATTTCACTTTTAAGGGTGTTGTAACTGTCAGCTGAATAGAATTTAACCATCGAATTTGGAGATAACCTCCTTGCATACTAACCTAAGGGAAAGAAAACATAAGTTGCCCTGGAAGTTTGGTCGAACAAACCATAGTAAGAACATAATACAGCCACAAAATATATAagaaacaaaaagaaataaactgtGGTGCACGAAACATAGATGCATATGAATAGAGAGGACCTATTCCAGCAGCAGAATGTAGAGGGGTTAGCCCGGCCTCATCAGCTTTGTCGGGATCAGCACCATGATCAAGAAGACACTTGACAATAGCAATCTTTTCACTCATCACAGCATAAACAAGAGGTGTTCTACCTGTCAAGCACACAGAGGCCGAGGCTTATTTGACGCAAGTCAATTCAGGATCAGCAAAGAAATGTACATCTGAAAATTTCTCACCAAACATGACATCTAGAAATATGACAGCAAGATTACAAAGTAGGGAACGAAAGATGCATGAAATTCAGGTATCACAGAAGCTAGAATGTGGAGGTCGCTGAGGCACTGTTTGGAAAACAGGACTAACTATACTTCACTTTTAAAAGTTTTAAGAGACCCATAAATATGCAGAATCAACTGTGGAGCTTTAGTTTCGGTCTCTGTGAGATCAAATTGAAGTTCTAATGGCACCAGTAATTCCTTCGGGGCATTTTCATAAGTGCAACTAAGCAACGTTTGGAAAGGAACAGACCCTTGTCATCGGCAGCATCGACATCGACCCGCAGCACCCCGGCCAGGTACCTGCAGACCTCGAGCTGCTCGTTGGCCGCGGCGAGCTGCAGCGCCGAAAAGCCGC
This window encodes:
- the LOC123429568 gene encoding ankyrin repeat and protein kinase domain-containing protein 1-like, with translation MAAPPQPPTFPSAAGVARAISSMQDTLLDAAFKGDLPLLKRVVWVLDNGMGCPREAVEAARTDGGFSALQLAAANEQLEVCRYLAGVLRVDVDAADDKGRTPLVYAVMSEKIAIVKCLLDHGADPDKADEAGLTPLHSAAGIGDCEIIELLLAKGAYVDPIAEEIGTPLHLATKEQQVGAMKTLLKHNAYDEDATMGKIAKLKSSPIKAIENKDYFSATMWYTKVIEHDPNDATLFSNRSLCLLRMGDGQRALLDALDCRGMRPDWPKACYRQGAALMSLKDYKNACQALLDGLKLDPENAEEMGCALREAMESLKISKGDTKAT